From Halobacillus sp. Marseille-Q1614, the proteins below share one genomic window:
- a CDS encoding heavy metal translocating P-type ATPase, producing MSGQKNMHIGITGMTCSACSNRIEKVLNKMDGVEASVNLTMEDAAVRYDESRVQPREITEKIEKLGYGVQKEQVELDIHGMTCSACSTRIQKVLNKMNGIENATVNLTTETGYVEYQPDQVSIDDIIEKVKKLGYEAVIKQDREEKKDHKEEEINKRKRQLWISAILSFPLLYTMVAHLPWDLGIPVPGILMNPWFQFLLATPVQFYIGARFYVGAYRALRNKSANMDVLVALGTSAAYFYSLVEAIRWQRNPEIMPELYFETSAVLITLILVGKLFESLAKGRTTAALTKMLNLQAKEAIVLSDGKEVKVPVDQVQVGDILIVKPGEKIPVDGSIIRGATSVDEAMITGESIPVEKNEGDPVIGSTINKNGTVQIKAERVGKDTALSGIVKIVEEAQGSKAPIQRTADVISGIFVPIVVGIAVLTFIIWFAFVSPGELPSALEAAIAVLVIACPCALGLATPTSIMVGTGKGAEQGILFKGGEYLEGTQSLTTVLLDKTGTVTKGKPEVTDFAAFDHDEDELLSILVAAEKASEHPLAEAIVSYGQNMEVKEAEDFEAIPGYGIQAKVDGHQVYVGTRKLMRRENIFFERYEETISDLESNGKTAMLIAINGEMKGYVSVADTVKETSKQAIADLKALGLNVYMVTGDNERTAQAIAKQVGIDGVFAEVLPEEKAEKVKVLQQQGEKVAMVGDGINDAPSLATADIGIAIGTGSDVAIETADVTLIGGDLENLSKAIMLSRKTMKNIRQNLFWALAYNTAGIPVAAIGLLAPWVAGAAMAFSSVSVVSNSLRLKRAKI from the coding sequence ATGAGCGGACAAAAGAATATGCACATCGGCATCACTGGAATGACTTGCTCTGCCTGCTCAAACCGGATTGAAAAAGTACTTAATAAAATGGACGGCGTTGAAGCGAGCGTGAATTTAACAATGGAAGATGCCGCTGTCAGATATGATGAAAGCCGGGTTCAGCCGCGTGAAATAACTGAAAAAATAGAAAAACTCGGCTATGGAGTACAAAAGGAACAAGTGGAGCTTGATATCCACGGAATGACGTGTTCCGCCTGTTCTACAAGGATCCAGAAGGTTTTAAATAAAATGAATGGAATTGAAAATGCGACTGTGAATCTGACAACTGAAACCGGATACGTTGAATACCAGCCTGATCAGGTTTCCATCGACGATATTATTGAAAAAGTGAAGAAACTCGGATATGAGGCGGTTATCAAGCAGGACCGCGAGGAAAAAAAGGATCATAAAGAAGAAGAGATTAATAAAAGGAAACGCCAGCTATGGATATCGGCCATTCTTTCTTTCCCATTACTGTATACGATGGTTGCCCACCTGCCATGGGATCTTGGAATACCAGTGCCGGGTATCTTGATGAATCCGTGGTTTCAATTTCTGCTGGCGACTCCCGTTCAATTTTATATCGGAGCTCGTTTCTATGTCGGGGCATACAGGGCATTGCGAAATAAAAGTGCCAACATGGATGTGCTCGTAGCTTTAGGAACGTCAGCCGCTTACTTTTACAGCCTCGTAGAAGCTATTCGCTGGCAGCGGAATCCTGAGATCATGCCCGAGCTTTATTTTGAAACAAGTGCGGTTCTTATAACGTTAATCTTAGTGGGTAAACTGTTTGAGTCCCTGGCCAAGGGGCGCACTACGGCAGCTCTTACCAAAATGTTGAATTTACAGGCCAAGGAAGCAATAGTCCTGAGTGATGGCAAAGAAGTGAAAGTGCCTGTTGATCAAGTTCAAGTGGGAGATATTTTAATAGTTAAACCAGGTGAAAAAATTCCGGTCGACGGAAGTATTATTCGCGGAGCCACGTCTGTGGATGAAGCGATGATTACAGGGGAATCTATCCCTGTTGAAAAAAATGAAGGCGACCCCGTTATTGGCTCAACGATTAATAAAAATGGTACAGTCCAAATAAAAGCCGAAAGAGTAGGAAAAGATACAGCTCTATCAGGAATCGTAAAAATCGTGGAAGAAGCCCAAGGGTCAAAAGCACCCATTCAGCGGACCGCCGATGTGATTTCAGGCATTTTTGTTCCGATTGTTGTAGGGATTGCCGTTCTTACTTTTATTATCTGGTTTGCTTTCGTATCTCCAGGCGAGCTTCCTTCAGCACTTGAAGCCGCTATCGCAGTCCTCGTAATTGCGTGTCCTTGTGCGCTTGGACTTGCGACTCCAACGTCTATTATGGTAGGAACAGGGAAAGGCGCAGAGCAGGGTATCCTTTTTAAAGGCGGCGAGTATTTAGAAGGAACGCAAAGCTTAACGACTGTTTTATTAGATAAAACAGGTACGGTTACGAAAGGGAAGCCTGAAGTTACAGACTTCGCTGCATTTGATCATGACGAAGATGAACTGCTTTCGATATTAGTGGCTGCTGAAAAAGCCTCCGAGCACCCGCTGGCAGAAGCAATTGTTTCCTACGGACAGAATATGGAAGTTAAGGAAGCGGAGGACTTTGAAGCGATTCCGGGATACGGCATACAGGCGAAAGTAGATGGCCATCAGGTTTACGTAGGAACGAGAAAGTTGATGAGACGCGAAAACATCTTTTTTGAGCGATATGAAGAGACAATCTCAGATCTCGAAAGCAATGGAAAGACAGCCATGCTTATTGCCATCAACGGAGAAATGAAAGGTTACGTCTCTGTCGCTGATACGGTTAAAGAAACATCCAAGCAGGCGATTGCTGATTTAAAAGCACTTGGACTGAATGTTTACATGGTAACCGGCGATAATGAGCGAACAGCTCAGGCGATTGCCAAGCAGGTGGGAATTGATGGAGTTTTTGCAGAAGTACTGCCTGAAGAAAAAGCTGAAAAAGTAAAAGTGCTCCAGCAGCAAGGAGAGAAAGTCGCGATGGTGGGAGACGGTATCAATGATGCCCCATCACTCGCAACCGCCGATATTGGTATCGCGATTGGCACAGGGTCTGATGTCGCGATTGAGACTGCAGACGTGACGTTGATCGGCGGCGATCTTGAAAACTTAAGCAAAGCCATCATGTTAAGCCGTAAGACGATGAAAAATATCCGGCAGAACCTGTTCTGGGCCCTTGCTTATAACACAGCCGGCATTCCGGTAGCGGCAATTGGATTGTTAGCTCCATGGGTAGCAGGTGCGGCGATGGCCTTTAGTTCAGTAAGTGTTGTTAGTAACTCTCTTCGCTTAAAGAGAGCAAAAATATAA
- a CDS encoding YrrS family protein, with amino-acid sequence MITKDWSAVPTNQENHSIVTFEKGTQDWEEMTTAIAKGAGLSKDNMILWWAEGSGTKSAIATVTNKAQTQNYRVYVTWIDGAGYTPTKVEVLHENDKK; translated from the coding sequence GTGATTACTAAAGATTGGTCTGCGGTACCTACTAATCAAGAAAACCACTCGATCGTGACTTTTGAAAAAGGTACACAGGATTGGGAAGAGATGACCACAGCTATCGCGAAAGGGGCCGGCTTATCAAAAGATAATATGATCTTATGGTGGGCAGAAGGCAGCGGTACAAAAAGTGCGATTGCCACAGTGACAAATAAAGCACAAACCCAAAACTATCGCGTATACGTGACTTGGATAGATGGAGCAGGCTATACGCCTACTAAAGTAGAAGTACTTCACGAAAACGATAAAAAATAA
- a CDS encoding copper ion binding protein has protein sequence MQTTLMVEGMTCGHCEKAVKGALKEIEGVQEVKVQLETGKVEVEASDDVSKEVMKDAIEEQGYDVVS, from the coding sequence ATGCAAACAACGTTAATGGTAGAAGGAATGACTTGTGGACACTGTGAAAAAGCAGTAAAAGGGGCTTTAAAAGAAATCGAAGGTGTTCAGGAAGTAAAAGTTCAATTGGAAACAGGAAAGGTTGAAGTTGAGGCCAGTGATGATGTAAGTAAAGAAGTTATGAAAGATGCGATTGAAGAACAGGGATATGACGTAGTTTCATAA
- a CDS encoding YitT family protein — MNTLFRKAAAIIMGSILLAVGINLFLIPDQVLDGGVIGLGLIANYVWHIKVGFTIICISLPIFTIAWFYFRSYFYNSLHGLLMSSFLIDFFSGIRAFHLDIPPVFCSIIGGILVGSGIGYMLRHQTSTGGTDLLAQMIANIFKINVGFVILFIDLAVILLGGYLLSAQTLLLSIVTIISVALATMMFTVRLSLSPA, encoded by the coding sequence ATGAATACTTTATTCAGGAAAGCAGCCGCAATTATTATGGGAAGCATACTTTTAGCGGTAGGAATCAACCTGTTTTTAATCCCGGATCAAGTACTTGACGGGGGGGTGATCGGCTTAGGTCTAATCGCCAATTATGTCTGGCACATTAAGGTCGGGTTTACGATCATCTGCATAAGCTTGCCCATTTTTACGATTGCATGGTTTTATTTCCGGTCTTATTTTTACAATAGCCTGCATGGACTGTTGATGTCTTCATTTCTTATCGACTTCTTTAGCGGAATCCGCGCCTTTCACCTGGATATCCCGCCTGTTTTCTGTTCGATCATTGGCGGGATTCTAGTCGGAAGCGGCATCGGGTATATGCTGCGCCATCAGACGAGCACGGGAGGGACGGATCTTCTCGCACAAATGATCGCTAACATTTTTAAAATAAATGTCGGGTTTGTCATTTTGTTCATTGATTTGGCCGTTATATTGTTAGGGGGTTATTTACTTTCCGCACAGACGTTACTGCTTTCGATTGTAACGATTATCAGCGTCGCTTTGGCAACGATGATGTTTACTGTAAGGTTGTCCTTATCTCCTGCTTAA
- a CDS encoding SDR family oxidoreductase produces the protein MTNQKKEIQPKQHQDRQPGFEHEMNPLPQFEDPDYKGSGKLSGKVAVITGGDSGIGRAVSLYFAKEGADVAILYLDEHDDANFTKSLVEKEGRKCKLLSGNVGNAGFCEDAVNQIIQEFSQIDILVNNAAIQYPQEDFLNITNEQLEETFRVNIFSYFYMAKAVLTHLKQGSSIINTSSITAYGGNEQLIDYSATKGAITTFTRSLAKSLVGKGIRVNGVAPGPIWTPLIPASFDAKKTAEFGSDNPMSRPGQPKELAPAYVYLASNDSSYVTGQMIHVNGGVIING, from the coding sequence ATGACAAATCAAAAGAAAGAAATACAGCCAAAACAGCACCAGGACCGTCAGCCGGGGTTTGAACACGAAATGAACCCCCTCCCCCAATTTGAAGACCCTGACTATAAGGGAAGCGGCAAACTATCAGGGAAAGTGGCCGTTATTACCGGAGGAGACAGCGGAATCGGCCGAGCGGTCAGCTTATACTTTGCCAAAGAGGGCGCCGATGTGGCCATCCTATACCTAGATGAACATGATGACGCCAATTTCACAAAATCTCTCGTTGAAAAAGAAGGACGAAAATGCAAGCTTCTCAGCGGCAATGTAGGGAATGCCGGATTTTGTGAAGATGCTGTCAATCAGATCATTCAGGAATTCTCCCAGATTGATATATTAGTCAACAATGCGGCGATTCAGTATCCACAGGAAGACTTTTTGAACATTACAAATGAGCAATTAGAGGAAACTTTTCGGGTCAACATTTTTTCATACTTCTATATGGCAAAAGCTGTCCTGACTCACTTAAAGCAGGGAAGCTCGATTATTAATACTTCATCCATCACTGCTTATGGCGGCAATGAACAGCTGATCGACTATTCCGCTACTAAAGGAGCGATAACAACGTTTACCCGTTCTCTGGCAAAGTCGCTTGTCGGAAAAGGAATTCGAGTTAACGGCGTGGCACCCGGACCGATCTGGACGCCGCTGATTCCAGCCAGCTTTGATGCTAAGAAAACAGCGGAGTTCGGTTCTGATAACCCAATGAGCCGGCCAGGCCAGCCTAAAGAATTGGCGCCTGCCTATGTTTACTTGGCTTCAAACGATTCAAGCTACGTGACTGGGCAAATGATCCACGTAAATGGTGGAGTTATAATAAACGGCTAA
- a CDS encoding hemolysin family protein: protein METTIKLAAVALLIILTAFFVASEFAIVKVRKTKMEARANDGDKRAKRALKLTNNLDYYLSACQLGITITALGLGWLGEPTLEVLLYPLLGELNLPSGLTHTISFAIAFFVITFLHVVLGELAPKTMAIQKAEAITLLLSRPLIIYSKIMYPLIWVLNGSANVLIRMLGYKTAKESDEVHSEDELRHILTESYQKGEINQSEYEYVDRIFEFDNRTAKEIMVPRMEIAVVDINDPIDETLDFLKNERYTRYPVIDEDKDHIIGVLHIKQLFNTDWDTLESLHPFVHPVIKVFENIPIRDLLVKMQAENTHLVVLIDEYGGTSGIVTAEDIIEEIVGDIRDEFDKEEEQDVVENEDGTYIVDGKAAISYINEYFDIELESEDVDTISGWILNQDIDATEGTVAAHDSFNFKVVKIEDDHIQKVKVWVEDEQSYII, encoded by the coding sequence ATGGAAACGACGATTAAGCTTGCAGCGGTCGCGCTATTAATTATTTTGACAGCGTTTTTCGTTGCAAGCGAGTTTGCGATTGTAAAAGTAAGGAAGACCAAGATGGAAGCCCGGGCAAATGATGGTGACAAAAGAGCTAAAAGGGCACTCAAGCTTACCAATAATTTAGACTACTATCTTTCAGCATGTCAGTTAGGGATTACCATCACAGCCCTTGGATTGGGGTGGCTGGGTGAGCCGACGCTGGAAGTGTTACTCTATCCGTTGTTGGGAGAGCTGAATTTACCGTCTGGTTTGACCCATACGATTAGCTTCGCAATTGCGTTTTTTGTGATTACATTTTTACATGTAGTTTTAGGAGAGCTTGCTCCTAAAACGATGGCGATACAGAAAGCCGAAGCCATTACCCTGTTATTATCGAGACCTTTAATCATATATAGTAAAATAATGTATCCGTTAATTTGGGTATTAAATGGTTCAGCCAACGTCCTCATCAGGATGCTTGGTTACAAGACGGCCAAGGAATCCGATGAAGTTCATTCAGAGGATGAACTGCGTCATATACTGACGGAAAGTTATCAAAAGGGAGAAATCAACCAGTCAGAATATGAATATGTGGACCGTATTTTTGAATTTGACAACCGAACAGCTAAAGAAATTATGGTCCCCAGGATGGAAATAGCAGTTGTCGATATAAATGACCCTATCGATGAAACGCTGGACTTTTTGAAAAATGAGAGATATACAAGATATCCTGTCATTGACGAAGACAAGGACCATATCATTGGTGTCCTTCATATTAAGCAGCTGTTTAATACGGACTGGGATACGTTAGAAAGCCTTCACCCATTCGTTCACCCTGTCATCAAGGTTTTTGAAAATATCCCGATCCGCGATCTTCTTGTAAAGATGCAGGCCGAAAATACCCACCTTGTTGTTCTCATCGATGAGTATGGCGGGACCTCTGGTATTGTGACAGCGGAAGATATCATTGAAGAGATTGTCGGAGACATCCGTGATGAATTTGACAAAGAAGAAGAGCAGGATGTAGTGGAGAACGAAGATGGAACCTACATTGTCGATGGAAAAGCAGCGATCTCCTATATCAATGAATATTTTGACATAGAACTTGAAAGTGAAGATGTAGATACGATATCCGGCTGGATACTAAATCAGGATATCGATGCGACAGAAGGCACGGTAGCTGCCCATGACAGCTTTAACTTTAAAGTCGTTAAAATTGAAGATGACCATATTCAGAAAGTTAAAGTCTGGGTAGAAGACGAACAAAGCTACATTATTTAA
- a CDS encoding D-alanyl-D-alanine carboxypeptidase family protein, which produces MLKKMSITLIIIILSSPPVLLAAEKKDKTLNLLSEAAIVIDETSGTVLYEKNADQQMYPASLTKIATAIYAIETADLEDKVTVSQKAREADGTRVYLEAGEEVTLDKLVKGLLVNSGNDAGIAIAEHISGDVEQFSKDLNDYLREEVGLKNTHFKNPHGLYDPEHKTTAEDLAILTRYALKNPTFSEYFGMKELDWKGKAWETKIISHHKLLIDPNQTDITGGKTGYVNQSGTTLSTSAERDNFKVIVITLKSESQRIAYQETQKLIKYAFDNFEPSSIAGNKVYKFDGKEYETPEELHFVKPKEHNIEEEITNNGILEINSDTREDPLLTFQLEEVQSNGADRAQEASVQSSTSTASPNHWIFRLFYYWQLALL; this is translated from the coding sequence ATGTTGAAAAAAATGAGCATTACCCTGATCATAATTATACTTAGCAGTCCGCCGGTCCTATTAGCTGCTGAAAAAAAAGACAAAACTTTGAATTTATTAAGCGAGGCAGCTATCGTGATCGACGAAACATCTGGAACTGTCCTTTATGAAAAAAATGCGGATCAACAGATGTACCCGGCGAGTCTTACTAAAATTGCCACAGCCATCTATGCTATAGAAACTGCCGATTTAGAGGATAAGGTGACTGTCAGCCAAAAAGCCAGAGAAGCAGACGGGACCAGGGTATACTTAGAAGCTGGGGAAGAAGTTACTCTTGATAAATTAGTAAAGGGCTTATTAGTAAACTCCGGGAATGACGCCGGTATTGCTATTGCTGAGCACATAAGCGGAGATGTTGAGCAGTTCTCAAAAGACTTGAATGATTATTTAAGAGAGGAAGTCGGGCTTAAGAATACACACTTTAAAAATCCGCATGGCTTGTATGACCCTGAACACAAAACCACAGCTGAAGACCTCGCCATCCTGACCAGATATGCACTTAAGAATCCGACCTTTTCCGAGTATTTCGGGATGAAAGAGCTCGACTGGAAGGGCAAAGCGTGGGAGACTAAGATTATTTCCCACCATAAGCTTCTCATTGACCCAAATCAGACGGATATTACGGGCGGGAAGACAGGCTATGTTAATCAATCAGGGACAACGCTGTCGACATCAGCAGAGAGAGACAACTTTAAAGTAATTGTCATTACACTAAAAAGCGAGTCACAGAGGATTGCCTATCAAGAAACTCAAAAGTTAATTAAATATGCTTTCGATAACTTTGAACCTTCCTCGATCGCTGGAAATAAAGTATACAAATTCGATGGGAAGGAATATGAAACACCTGAGGAACTTCACTTTGTAAAACCTAAAGAGCACAACATTGAAGAAGAAATAACGAATAATGGTATCCTTGAAATAAACAGTGATACAAGAGAAGATCCTCTTCTAACTTTTCAATTAGAAGAGGTACAATCAAATGGTGCTGATCGTGCTCAAGAGGCTTCTGTACAATCTTCAACATCCACAGCTTCTCCCAATCATTGGATATTCAGGCTGTTTTACTATTGGCAATTGGCTTTACTTTAA
- a CDS encoding glycosyltransferase family 2 protein, with amino-acid sequence MDIWITIFFLVSVTFPVLHLYHCLPFFRDTNTKQSVQGDDKEQGVSILVPCFNEQGIIETSVENMKSLPYSQFEVLYINDGSTDNTMTYLDDFLKLKPCSLSPHCKISHEKIEGIYQSELYPHIFVLDKVNGGKADALNAGIEYSAKDLIITLDADTILTDKALTAVNHEFKDENVVAAGGMVHVLQTKTNNPLERLSLRHANMLVRVQVLDFLKAFYISKLSLVRFKALAVISGAFGIFNKQVLFDVGGYRKTIGEDIDITLRIQRYIAKHKKMRISFIEDAVGYTELPETWKDLTKQRLRWQKAYVDCVIHFGSFFGKTLFSKAVSFFYIFETFLVGTLASYAMTGIVIYNMMENPENSFLDYAFFYLFFIFLFGVVYDLVALGMNKHHGFSFQKKDILRLLSAILFDIFIYRFVSMYFVMYGSISYFFNKKWNKVARTGRSYHQKDSKSAA; translated from the coding sequence TTGGATATATGGATTACGATTTTTTTCTTAGTTAGTGTGACATTTCCGGTTTTACACTTATACCATTGTCTCCCTTTTTTCCGTGACACTAATACTAAACAAAGTGTTCAGGGAGATGACAAAGAGCAGGGGGTCAGTATTTTAGTTCCGTGTTTCAATGAACAAGGCATCATTGAAACCTCAGTGGAGAACATGAAATCACTGCCTTATTCTCAATTCGAAGTTCTCTATATAAATGACGGATCTACTGATAATACCATGACCTATTTAGATGATTTCCTGAAGCTGAAACCTTGCTCTTTGTCCCCGCACTGTAAAATATCCCATGAGAAAATTGAGGGGATATATCAATCGGAACTATACCCGCATATCTTCGTCCTAGATAAAGTGAACGGAGGAAAAGCGGATGCCTTAAATGCGGGAATTGAGTATTCCGCTAAAGACTTAATCATCACTTTAGACGCAGACACTATTTTAACGGACAAAGCTTTAACTGCCGTTAACCATGAGTTTAAAGATGAAAATGTCGTGGCAGCAGGGGGAATGGTCCACGTGCTGCAGACCAAAACCAACAATCCTTTAGAGCGTCTGTCTCTTAGGCATGCAAACATGCTGGTAAGAGTTCAAGTACTTGATTTCCTAAAAGCCTTTTATATTTCAAAGTTGTCACTTGTACGTTTTAAAGCTTTGGCTGTTATTTCAGGAGCTTTCGGTATTTTTAACAAACAAGTGCTTTTTGATGTGGGAGGATATAGGAAAACGATAGGAGAAGACATTGACATTACACTGCGTATCCAGAGGTACATTGCGAAACATAAAAAAATGAGAATCAGTTTCATAGAAGATGCGGTAGGCTACACGGAACTGCCTGAAACATGGAAGGATTTAACCAAACAACGTTTACGCTGGCAGAAAGCCTATGTTGACTGTGTCATTCATTTCGGATCGTTTTTTGGAAAAACTCTATTTAGTAAAGCCGTTTCTTTCTTTTATATATTTGAAACTTTCTTAGTAGGGACCCTCGCTTCATATGCGATGACAGGGATAGTGATATATAACATGATGGAAAATCCGGAAAATTCCTTTTTAGACTATGCGTTCTTTTACCTGTTCTTTATTTTCCTATTTGGAGTAGTGTACGATTTGGTCGCACTTGGAATGAACAAACATCACGGATTCTCCTTTCAGAAGAAAGATATACTTCGTCTACTATCCGCTATTCTTTTTGATATATTTATCTATCGGTTTGTATCGATGTATTTCGTTATGTATGGAAGTATCTCTTACTTCTTCAACAAAAAGTGGAACAAAGTTGCACGGACTGGCAGGAGCTATCATCAGAAGGATTCAAAAAGTGCAGCGTAA
- a CDS encoding metal-sensing transcriptional repressor, which translates to MTDDQILPEVSDKKPVTPRTNKEKDAVLNRLKRIEGQVRGIQKMVEEERYCVDILIQISAINKALNKVGYNLLERHTHHCVAGAIKDGNGEEAIDELMKVIQQFSK; encoded by the coding sequence ATGACTGATGATCAAATCCTGCCGGAAGTCAGTGATAAGAAACCTGTCACACCACGAACCAATAAAGAAAAAGATGCAGTACTTAACCGTTTAAAACGAATTGAAGGTCAGGTAAGAGGGATACAAAAGATGGTGGAAGAAGAACGCTATTGTGTTGATATTCTCATCCAGATTTCTGCGATTAACAAAGCATTAAATAAAGTGGGATATAACCTGCTTGAACGTCATACCCACCATTGTGTGGCGGGTGCGATTAAAGACGGAAACGGTGAAGAAGCCATCGATGAGTTAATGAAAGTCATTCAGCAATTCTCTAAGTAA
- a CDS encoding ATP-binding cassette domain-containing protein produces MPKRKGLLAMHGTIEVNHLAKTFKKGNVKAVKDVSFTVNEGEFFAFLGPNGAGKSTVVQMLTTLINPTGGEAFVAGYNVSKDPGKVRRHIGVALQETGVDPDLTGREMLELQAHIFGYQKQAAKQRADELLEIVQLKGDASRRIGNYSGGMRRRLDLALTLVHEPKILFLDEPTTGLDPTNRIAIWKELERLNKEMGTTIFLTTQYLEEADSLADRISIINRGLIVASGTPKELKAQIGSDLITLTFKNEADLQKSESVLEEELDTVDLIVRNDKLNVYVNEGNKQLLQIVRTLDQHQLELETTNLSSPTLDDIFLKITNEPAGGEEDGQ; encoded by the coding sequence GTGCCGAAAAGAAAGGGGCTGCTTGCCATGCATGGAACGATAGAGGTCAATCATTTAGCTAAAACTTTTAAAAAAGGGAATGTGAAGGCTGTAAAAGATGTCAGCTTCACAGTAAATGAGGGAGAATTCTTCGCTTTTTTAGGCCCTAATGGTGCTGGGAAATCAACCGTTGTACAGATGCTGACTACTTTAATCAACCCAACTGGCGGGGAAGCTTTTGTGGCAGGTTACAATGTCAGCAAAGACCCGGGAAAAGTGAGGCGTCACATTGGAGTAGCCCTTCAGGAAACAGGGGTGGACCCTGACTTAACCGGCCGGGAAATGCTTGAGCTGCAGGCCCATATTTTTGGCTATCAGAAACAAGCGGCCAAACAGAGAGCGGATGAGCTGCTGGAAATTGTTCAGCTTAAAGGGGATGCATCAAGAAGGATCGGCAATTATTCCGGCGGGATGAGACGCAGGCTCGACCTCGCTTTAACGCTCGTGCACGAACCCAAAATCCTGTTTCTAGATGAGCCGACCACCGGTCTTGATCCTACCAATAGGATTGCGATTTGGAAGGAATTAGAGCGTCTCAATAAAGAAATGGGGACAACTATATTTTTAACGACTCAATACTTAGAAGAGGCCGATTCGCTGGCTGATCGAATCAGCATCATCAACCGCGGGCTGATCGTTGCTTCCGGAACACCGAAAGAACTAAAAGCGCAGATCGGGAGTGATCTGATTACGCTCACCTTTAAAAATGAAGCGGACTTACAGAAGTCAGAATCTGTATTGGAAGAAGAACTGGATACGGTTGACCTGATCGTGCGAAATGACAAGCTGAACGTGTATGTAAATGAAGGGAATAAGCAGCTGCTGCAGATTGTGAGGACCCTCGATCAGCACCAATTAGAGTTAGAGACTACCAATCTGTCATCACCAACTTTAGACGATATTTTTCTTAAAATCACGAACGAGCCGGCAGGAGGGGAAGAAGATGGGCAATAG